The genomic interval GTCGAAGAGAATGACCTCCGGTTCATTCGCAAGGGTCCGCGCGATCGCCACGCGCTGCTGCTGCCCACCGGAAAGAGTTCCCGGTCGCCGATCCAGAAAGTCCGACAACCCGACACGATCCAACAGTTTCTCCGCGCGCGCCGCCGCCTCCTCGCGAGCCATGCCAAGCACATGTAACGGGCCCGTCATGACGTTTTGCAGTACGGTCATGTGCGGAAACAGGTTAAATTGCTGAAACACCATGCCGACGCGGCGACGAAGCCGAAGCATCCCTTTGCTCGATGCGGGATGCCGTCCGGAAGGCACGCCTGCATCGGCGACGTGAATCGTCCCGGCATCAAAGGACTCCAGTCCGTTCAGGCATCTCAGTAGCGTGCTCTTTCCGCTGCCCGATGCACCGATCAGTGCCGCCACCTCGCCGCGCTCCACACGCATTGATACGCCGCGAAGTATTTCACGTGTGCCGAAACGCTTGAATAATCGTTCTATCTGTATCAAGTTCAGAATGCCTCACGACCGTGCCGGAATCCGGGCGATTTGCGATCAGTGGTGGACCTCGCCCGCCATCACTCGCTCCAGGCGCCGTGCCACGAGTGACAGTGGATAGCTCATCAGCAGGTAAAGTAACGCCGTCATCACCGCGAGTTCGATCCGTGCGCCCGTGCTGTTTGAGAGGATATTGTACTGCTTTGTCAGTTCAACGACCGCAATCGCTGAGCAGATCGAGGTATCCTTGAAGAGTGCGATGAAATCATTGGTTACCGGGGGCAGGGAAATCCGAAGCGCTTGCGGGACAATCACGATCCGCAGCGCCTGCGTGCGAGTCATACCCAGCGCCAGCGATGCCTCCATCTGTCCGCGCGGAATCGCCTGCAAGCCGGCGCGATAAATTTCCGCTTCATACGCCGAGTAATTAATTCCCAAACCAATAACGGCCGCCGTCACGCGATCGAGCCCGCCGATTCCGATAGTTCGGAGCAATTCAGGCAACAGGAAGTAGATTACCAGCAGTTGCAGCATGACGGGGGTTCCACGCAGAATCTCGACGTAGAAACTCAATCCGACGCCAAGCATCTTCGGCCCATACAACCGGCCAAGCGCGACGAGCAGGCCAAGAATGACCGCGATCGGCATGGCCAGGAATGAGAGCTTCAAAGTCGTCCACGCCGCTTCGATCAGCACCGGAGAATAGGTGACGAACGCGCGCCAGCCCCGGACGCTTTCAATGCCAGCCGATTCGGGCCGGGCGTCCAGCAGCCCGTCCTGTGTTCCATTCCAGAGACCGTACTTCTCATAGACCCGCCGCAATCGACCGTCACGAAATGCCGACTCGATGGCACGGTCAATCGCTTCAATCAACCGTGTCTCCCCCATTCGGGCAAACATCACGTAATATCCGCGACCGACCGGATCACCGACGAATCGCAGGTCGCGTCCCTGCGGCAGAGTTCGATAGAAGACTGCAATCGGCAGATCCTGGACCGTCGCGTCGTCGACGCCGGAGGCGGTTTGCAGCATCGCGTTGGTATTGCCGTCATACTCGACGAGCGTCACGCGATCGCCGAACCGACCGCGCACATACGTCGCTGCGGCGGTGCCCTGCATCACACCGATCTTCAGCGCCTCTCCCGGCCGCCCGACTAGGTCGTCCCATGACTGGATGCGCGCGTCGCGCTTCGACGCCAGCAGTTGAAGTTCGTAGATGTAGTAAGGCCGGCTGGCGAGCATCTGGCCGGCTCGCTGCGGAGTCCATTCGTAGCCATTCAGGATGATGTCGATCTCGCCGCTATCGAGAAAGTTTGGCAGCGTGTTCCAGTCAGCCTGATGAAACTCGGCGCGGACGCCCAGTTCCTCGGCGATGATTTCAGACAACTCCACTTCGAAACCGATCATCCGGCGCGGATCGTCCGGATCGGGATAAACGTAAGGACCGCCGCCCTCCTCATCGCCACCCCAGATCAGTTTTCCTCGAGCGCGAACATCATCCAGCGCATCAGCGCGGGCGTTTCCCGCCCCGAGGATCAAGACCAGAATCCCCGCCGCCAA from Phycisphaerae bacterium carries:
- a CDS encoding amino acid ABC transporter ATP-binding protein, with amino-acid sequence MRVERGEVAALIGASGSGKSTLLRCLNGLESFDAGTIHVADAGVPSGRHPASSKGMLRLRRRVGMVFQQFNLFPHMTVLQNVMTGPLHVLGMAREEAAARAEKLLDRVGLSDFLDRRPGTLSGGQQQRVAIARTLANEPEVILFDEPTSALDPKMTAEVLSVIADLANEGQTMLVVSHAMGFVNKTAHSVHVFVQGEIVESGPPRQVFETSTHPLTRELLAHVD
- a CDS encoding ABC transporter permease subunit (The N-terminal region of this protein, as described by TIGR01726, is a three transmembrane segment that identifies a subfamily of ABC transporter permease subunits, which specificities that include histidine, arginine, glutamine, glutamate, L-cystine (sic), the opines (in Agrobacterium) octopine and nopaline, etc.), encoding MRGLFSEIAVCRFHRPGGYVARRSVHPVGHVAHLFPGSAIVALAAGILVLILGAGNARADALDDVRARGKLIWGGDEEGGGPYVYPDPDDPRRMIGFEVELSEIIAEELGVRAEFHQADWNTLPNFLDSGEIDIILNGYEWTPQRAGQMLASRPYYIYELQLLASKRDARIQSWDDLVGRPGEALKIGVMQGTAAATYVRGRFGDRVTLVEYDGNTNAMLQTASGVDDATVQDLPIAVFYRTLPQGRDLRFVGDPVGRGYYVMFARMGETRLIEAIDRAIESAFRDGRLRRVYEKYGLWNGTQDGLLDARPESAGIESVRGWRAFVTYSPVLIEAAWTTLKLSFLAMPIAVILGLLVALGRLYGPKMLGVGLSFYVEILRGTPVMLQLLVIYFLLPELLRTIGIGGLDRVTAAVIGLGINYSAYEAEIYRAGLQAIPRGQMEASLALGMTRTQALRIVIVPQALRISLPPVTNDFIALFKDTSICSAIAVVELTKQYNILSNSTGARIELAVMTALLYLLMSYPLSLVARRLERVMAGEVHH